Genomic segment of Hymenobacter aquaticus:
GGCCGATTTTTCCCTGCGCTACCAGCTTACCCGCACCCTGTTCCTGGATGCCGACCTGAACTATAACCACGGCCGGCTGGTGGAAGCCCACCCCGATTCCAACCGGATTCCGCTGGCGCCCACCTTCACCAGCATCGGGGGCCTGACGCTCAAGCAGCCCTCGGGCCTGAGCGCCAGCCTGCGCTACCGCCACCTGAACGACCGGCCGGCCAACGAATACAACTCGGTGCGGGCCCGGGGCTACTTTCTGCTCGATGCCGTGGTGAGCTACACCCGCCGCCATTTTCAGGTGGGGGCCAGCGTGGAAAACCTGCTGAACGTGGACTGGAACCAGGCTCAGTTTGACACCCAGAGCCGCCTGCCGGGCGAGGCGGCCGAAGGCGTATCGGAGCTGCACTTCACACCGGGGACGCCGTTTTTCCTGAAGGGCAACGTCAGCGTGTTTTTCTAGCCTGTGCGGCCAGCAAGTTAATAGAACGTCATGCAGAGGCGCAGCCGAAGCATCTCGCGTGCAATGGTAATCAGATTACTCTGGCAACCTTAGCCCGCGAGATGCTTCGGCTGCGCCTCTGTATGACGGCCGGAACAGGAGCAACAAGCCTTGCTGACCACACAGCCTGGCGGAAACGGAGCGACTGTAGAAATATGTCGCGCTCTGTTAGTCGTACCAATTGAAAATAAAAACAGAAGGTACTCCAGGCTTGGAGTACCTTCTGTTTTTATTTTCAATTGGTACGACACAAGTGGAGTACCTTCTCTTTTTATTTTTGATTGGTACTCCACAATCCGGAGCATCTCGCCGGGCACTCACATCACCATAGGTTGTTCAGCCGGCTGCCCAATCGATTTGCGTAGTAAGGGCGGAATGTGGAATTTTGGCAACAGCGGCTTCAAAGCAGACTAGGTAAGCCTGTGCGGCGCAACACTTAAGCAGGCAGGGTGAGGTATACACAAGAAATACGAGCTGTTCTGGTGGCGGCTCTGCTGGCCGGTACAGCGGGTTGCCAGTCGGTAGGGGAGAAGAGCCAGGCCACGGCCGCCGCTGTGCCCGGGCAGCGCCAACCGTTAGCACCCGATACCCTGAGCCCGGCGGCCGCGCTACCCGATTCGCTGCGGCCCACGGTGCTGGCACCCGTGCCGGGCCTGTCCGATTCGCTGCGGCGGGAGGTGGCCGCGCTGCACCAGGCCCTGGGGCCGGCGGCGCAAGCCCTGCGGCCTGCCGTGCTGGAGCGGGCCTGCGTGGGCTACCTCACGTTGCGCCATGCCGGCCGCATCCGCCGCCCCGGCGTGCTGGCCGTAGCCGACATGGACCTGCCCTCCACCGAAAAGCGCCTGTGGGTGCTGAATCTGAAGGATCGGAAGGTGGTGCACCGCAGCTACGTGGCCCACGGCCGCGGGTCGGGGTGGGTGCGGGCCCGGCGCTTCTCCAACCGCATCAAGTCGGCGTGCACGGCCCTGGGCTTCTACCGCACCGCCGATACCTACGCCGGCAAGCACGGCCTCTCGCGCCGCCTGCACGGCCTCGACCGGGGCCAAAACAGCAACGCCCTGGACCGCTACGTGGTGCTGCACGGCGCCGACTACGCCGGGCCGGAGTACCTGCGCCAGCACGGGCAGCTGGGCTACAGCCGCGGCTGCCCCGCCCTGCCGCCCGAGCAGTACCGGGCCATTATCAACGCGGTGGGGGAGGGCGCCTGCCTGCTGCTCAGCGGCCCCGGCCTGGAATCGAAGTGGCTGGATGGGGCCGTGGCCGCCCGGCAGCTGGCCGCCCGCGGCTGGCAGTAAACATGACGTATGACCTCAGCATCTGACTACAAAGCCAGTCTGCCGGCGCTTCGGCAGCGAGTACCCGTTGGCATCAAACAAGCGCTCCAGCTTCTGCAGGAAACCGATGGTGACGTTGAGAAGGCACAGGCACTGTTTGAAGCCCGCTGCGTAGAAATCGTGCAGGCCAAAACCGGGGCTCCGGCTGACCTGTGTGCCCAGTGTCTGGCTGCTGTCGGCTTTGATATTGCCTCGGCTATCGACCAAGTCGAAACCCAGCTTTACAGCCTCACGGAACGGATAGTAAGGAAGTGGCAGAACAAGGAGCAGGCGCTGGACGTGCTGGCTAGCGCCCTGGAAACAGCGCACGGCCTAGAGCAGCAACACTGGTTTACGGAGGAAGAGTTGCGGCCGCTCAATGAGCAGCAATTCTGCTTTATGCTCGTCCGGGAGTGGATTGAATATGAGGAATGGGAGGGTTTTGACTTTGCGCTGGCGTTTCAGGTACCGGCAGTAAGCACCCAGATAGCGCAAAAGCTTCTGCTGCCGGAACTGGCCGAAGTGCTGCTAAAAGCCAGTGAAAGGCAACTGCTCATCTGTAGTGAGACCGTAACTAAAAGCCCGCGCAACCTGAACCGTTTGTTAGCCAAAGATGCGCTTCTGCTGGAATATGAGAAGTACTATAAGCGCCATAAAAGCACGCTGTTCGAGGCCCTGTACGCATATGTCAAGACTCATATAAGCTGTTTCGTATAGGCCGAGCCACAAAAAAAGCCCCGCCGAGTACTGGCGGGGCTTTTTGCGTTTTCTTGCCGGAGCTACTTTATCACCAGCTTCTGGGTGAGGCCAAATTCGGGCACCGATACCTGGTAGATACCGGCGGGAACCGCCTTGGCCACGGCCAGGTGAATCTGGTTGGAGCCGCTATAGATCCGCACGGTTTCCTGGTGCACCAGGCGGCCCGTTATATCGAACAGGCGGATGGTGGCGGGCTGCTCGTGGGCAGTTTGCAGCACCAGTTCGATCCGCTCGGCCGTGGTGGGGTTCGGGAACAGCTGCAGCTCGGCTTTGGC
This window contains:
- a CDS encoding murein L,D-transpeptidase catalytic domain family protein gives rise to the protein MAALLAGTAGCQSVGEKSQATAAAVPGQRQPLAPDTLSPAAALPDSLRPTVLAPVPGLSDSLRREVAALHQALGPAAQALRPAVLERACVGYLTLRHAGRIRRPGVLAVADMDLPSTEKRLWVLNLKDRKVVHRSYVAHGRGSGWVRARRFSNRIKSACTALGFYRTADTYAGKHGLSRRLHGLDRGQNSNALDRYVVLHGADYAGPEYLRQHGQLGYSRGCPALPPEQYRAIINAVGEGACLLLSGPGLESKWLDGAVAARQLAARGWQ